GACGATCAGGCGCAGTTTGCTATTGTTCAGGGGGGGCTCGACGAAAAACTTCGTATTTATTGTGCAGAAGAATTGGGAAAGTTGGAGTTCCCCGGTTACGCAATCGGCGGGCTTAGCGTCGGTGAGCCGCCGCCCGAGATGTATCGCATTTTGGACGCGACTTGCCCGGTGTTGCCGGCGGACCGTCCGCGCTATCTGATGGGGGTTGGGCGTCCCGAGGATTTGTTGGAAGGAGTGCGTCGCGGCGTTGATTTGTTTGACTGCGTGATGCCGACCCGCAACGGCCGCAATGCGCTGGCGTTTACCGACGAAGGGACGCTCAGACTGCGTAACGCCAAGTATCAGACCGATAAGCGACCGATCTCGCCGACTTCACCAGAGCGCGTTCGCCAACATAGCCGGGGCTATATCCGACATTTATTCATGGCGAAAGAGATGCTGGGGCCCATTTTATTAACGCTGCAAAACCTGGCCTACTATCAACAATTGATGGCCGGAGCGCGTCAGGCGATCGAAGAAGATCGCTTTGAAGCCTTTTATGAGCAGAAGATGAACTCCTGGCGAAACGGTGATGAATGAGCCGTGTCGCCGGCGGTCGACGGCATTGCTGCTATTGCCGTCATTTTTGTGAAGTCTTATTATGTTGAGTTTCACGTCCTTAATCGGACCATGCCTTGAGGCGGTCGAACTTTCTGCGGAAAGGCCGACGCCGCGCCTTCCCGCAGCTGGGGAGTGCGGAAACCACGGGAAAGTGATAGCGCTGTGGATTTGACTGCTACCTACTTCGTACTATTCGCGCAAGCGGCCCCCAAGCCGGAAGCGAGCGTACTCGAGTCCCTCATGTGGTTGGCTCCGGCCGCTTTGTTGCTGATTGGTTTTTTCCTTTTGATGCGCCCAGAACAAAAAAAGCGCAAAGAAATGGATGAAATGATCGCCAACTTGAAGAAGAACGATCGCATCGAGACGATCGGCGGCATCCTGGCGACCGTGGTGAGCGTGAAAAAAGATCAAGGCGAACTCGTTGTCCGAATCGACGAAAAGACGAACGCCGAAATGCGATTAAAAGTGCGCGCTATCGCGCGTGTGCTGGACAAGAGTGATAAAAGCGGCAAAAGCGATCAGCAAGACGAAGACAAAGCTTCGGCTGGATCATAAAACACGAATTCGGCGGCAAATCGGCCGCCGTGCGATACTGGAGTTATCGAAGATGCAAAAATACGTGGCAATGACGCTCGCGTTGGTTTTGACGGCTGCGGCCATGGCATGGGGCCCTGACGTCAACTCAGAAAGCTGGCTTGGAGACATCTCGCTGACCGCTCTAGCGTCAGCGCAGGATGAAGTGCTGACGGCTCCTGGTGATCCGGTGGCGCCGACGATCACGACTACCGAGGCCCCAGTCGCCGCCGATGGCGAAAATGGTTCGTCTCTCTTAAAGCTGGTGATGGCGCTCGCGATCTTGGGCGTTCCGATCGCCGCAGGCATCTTGCTCGCCAATACGCTGCGCATGCCGACTTACGGTTGGCGGTTGGCGGTGATCTTCTGCACGATGGTTATCGGCATTACCGCGGTCGTTCGTTATTGGCCGCCGAAGTTCGGGATCGACCTCCAGGGGGGCGTGATCCTGATCTACGAAATCGACGAAGACGAAACGAAGATCTATCTGGCCGAACAGAAAACGACCGGTGAGGATCAGAAGCCTGCTGAGACTGAGCCGACCGCCGACCAAGATGGCGGAACGGCCTACAACATGAACGAGTTGCTCGCGAATCTGAAGAATCGCGTCAACCCGTCCGGCGTCCGTGAAGTGGTCATTCGCGCTTACGGCAGTAAGCAAGTCGAAGTCATCATTCCTAACGCCGAGTCAGCCGACCTGGCGGTGATTAAGGACAAGATCACGACGGCCGGCATGCTCGAATTCATGATTGTGGCCAACGCCAATGATCATGTCACCCTGTTGAATCGTGCTCGTGAATCGAAGCAACGCGGCGAACGTTACGTCGTCAGCTCGACAGGGCGAGCCGAAGGAAAATGGGTCGGCATTCGCAAAGATGAAGATGGCGAGTACCAGTGGCCCAATTTTGGCTCGTTTAACGCGTCCACTGATGGCTCGCCGGTCCAAACTTCGGCAGGCTTTCTCGTTCGCGGCGGGCAATCGACCGGACAGCCGCTGCAAGTTTTGATGAAGATGGAGCCGAAGCCGCTCACCGGCGGTTATCTCACCGCGGCTCGTCGAACCTACGATACGAACAGCGGAGGAGGACTCGCGGTCGAGTTCAACCTGAACAGTACGGGCGCTTCGCTGATGTCGAAGCTGACCCGCGACAATTTGCCCGACGATACCCGCGAGCGCCAATTGGGCATCGTGATGGATGACTACATCGTTTCGGCGCCCTCCGTGCAAGGCGTGATCGGTGATCGCGGCATTATCACCGGTAAGTTTACGGAAGCCGATATTGAAAAGCTGACCGGCGTGTTGCAAGCCGGTAAATTGCCGGTCGTGCTTCGCAAAGAACCGATCAGCGAACAGACGATCAGCGCTACGCTGGGTGACGACACCATCCGCAAGGGCCAATGGGCGGTCGGGATCAGTCTGTCGTTGGTCTTGGTGTTTATGGCGATCTACTATCGGGTCGCCGGTTTGGTCGCGTGTGCTGCGGTGCTGTTGAACCTGGTGTTGATTTTGGCGGCGATGATTTTGTTCAACGCTGACCTGACGCTGCCGGGGATCGCCGGTTTGGTGCTAACCGTCGGCATGTCGGTCGACGCCAACGTTTTGATTTACGAACGTATCCGCGAAGAGCTCAATCATGGCGCTTCGTTACGCATGGCGTTGGTCAACGGTTTCAGCAAAGCGACCACGACCATCGTGGATGCAAACTTGACGACATTAATCACCGCGCTGGTTCTGTATCGCATCGGTACCGATCAGGTTCGCGGATTCGCCGTGACATTGGTTTTGGGTATTGTGATGAGCATGTTCACCGCGATCTTCTGCTCGCGGGTCTTCTTTGACATCGCCGAGAAGAAGCGTTGGCTGACGACCTTGAAGTTTATGCCGACCGCGAGCGGAGCGAAGTTTGACTTCCTCGGCAAGCGTCAAATGGCGATGAGCATTTCGCTGGTCTTGATTGTTATCGGCGTGATCGCCGTCGGCGCTCGCGGCAAGACGATCTTCGATATCGACTTCAACGGCGGTTCCTCGGTTCAGGTTTATCTGAAAGAAGCGTTGCCGATCGCGACGGTCCGAGAAATGGTCAGCGAAAAGTTGCCGGACGTTTCGATCAGCTCGGTGACGCTGGAAGGGAAAGAAAACCAGATCTATAAGATCGACACTTCGATGACCGGGCTGGGGAAACTCGGCTCGATCAAAGTGACCGATCGGACCGGCAAGTCGGCCACCGTCGACCTCAGCGACGCCGATTCGCTGCGTGAAATTACGGTTGCAATTAACAACTCGGGAACGCAATTGAACGCTGACCTGACTGCAAATCGCGGCGGTATCCAGATTCGCGATACTTCCAAATCCACCAGCGGCACGATGTCAATCGAAAGTGCTGGCGATTTGAAGACGGCCGAGCGTCTGAATTTGAAATTTGCGGTCGACGAGCCTCGCTATGTGACCGGAGATATTCCGGAAGGAGTGCAGGTTGTTCAGGCCGAACTGGAAAGCATCTTCCGCACCGAAAGCGGCGAGAGCATGCTGATCATGCATAACGTCTCGGTGAGCGAAGTTGACGCTATCGGCGGTAGTGAAGAGCCGGAAACTACGGCGCCACCCGAAGCGACCAGCGAAGCCGCACCGGTAGAACCGGCTGCTGACGCACAATCGAGCAATCGTACGCGTCGCACCGATTTGCCGAGCGACGAGATGTTGGCGTTGGCTCAAGAAGGCGAAATCGAACCGCCGGCCGAAACGCCTGCTCCGAAAGAGGAGCCGCCCAAGACGGAAGCTCCGATGAGCGAGACTCCGAAACCGGAAACCCCGGCCGAACCTGCGAAAGCAGAGCCCGCCAAGGAAGAACCGAAAACCGAAACTCCTGCGGAGCCTGCGAAAGAAGAACCGCAGCCAGAAACTCCGGCTGCAGAAATGAAAGAGCCGGCGCCGAAGGCGGAAGTTCCTGCCGCCGAACCGCCGGCAACGGAAGTTCCGCTGGAAGAGACGGACCCGGATGAAGAGCCGATCATCGACGCAGGCACGAAGATCGCCCCGTTGCAGTTCGAGTCGACTCTTTCGTTTGACGAGAAAATCACGGCCCAAACCTTGCAGAGCCTGGTTTTGCAAGCGGCCGACCAATTGGGAATCGAACGTCCGCAAATCCACCTGCTTCGCGATGGTCTGGCGATTCCGCTCGACAGCAGCGTCAGCGGCACTGAGTGGACGGTTCAACTCTCTGGCGCCAAAGAGAACGCCAGCAAGATTTTTGATTCGATTCGTAGCGAATTGTCGAGCACGCCGGTTTGGCCGTCGTCCAGCAACATTGGCGCTCAGGTCGCCGGCGATATGCAGCAAATGGCGATCTTCGCTTTGATTTTGAGCCTGGTCGGCGTGGTGGCCTACATTTGGTTCCGTTTTCAGAATCTTGCGTTCGGTCTGGCGGCCGTCGTGGCGCTGGTGCATGACGTGTTGATCACGTTGGGCGCATTAGCACTGACAACCTGGTTGCAGTACGCCTTCGGCTTTTTGCAGATCGACGAGATGAAGATCAGCTTGCCGGTGGTCGCCGCCTTCCTGACGCTGATCGGTTACTCGCTCAACGATACGATCGTCGTCTTTGACCGTATTCGCGAGGTCCGTGGCAAGAGCCATGAATTGACGATTGACATGGTCAACGCGTCGATCAATCAGACGTTGGGCCGTACGATTCTGACGTCGTTAACCACGTTTATCGTGGTGGTGATTCTCTTCTTCCTGGGCGGTGAAGGAGTTCATAGCTTTTCATTCGCCTTGGTGGTTGGCATCTTCGTCGGTACTTACAGCTCGATCTTCATCGCTTCGCCGGTGTTGGTCTGGTTGATGAATCGCGAGAAGAAGCGCGGCGCCGCGGTCTAGAGCCTTTCAGTTGGCTGCGGGCGATGCTAAAGCCTTCGAGGAAATCGCACGAAAGCCCGTAAGCGATAAAGTTTGACAAATAACAGGGGGATGCTTCGGCGTCCCCCTTTTTTTGTGCGACCTGGAGCGTTCGCCGCGTCGTACTAATGCTTGGCGATGTGCGACAGCCGCGTGCGGCACAGGTTTCCTGCTGCGATTGATTCGCAAAGTCGGGAGAGTTTGCCGCGGCAAAGTTGACGTAAACGCTAGGCGAAGAACGCCGTTTCTGAGAATTTCGATTTCCCAGAGGAAATCGCCACACCGATGCTAGCAATGGGTCGATAATCTATTGCTAGACGGATACATCAGAATTTGTAGCGACGGATTGCGCTCACCGCTTCATGCAGGCCCCATACTTGGGAGTCATCATGCTGGGCAATTCGAAACTACTGACGATGGCGGCCATCGGCGTGATCGGCGTTGGCGCCGCGATGCCGTATTGGTCTCGCTCCGAACTTTCCTCTCCCCAGTCCGGTTCGTCGGGTTATGCCGATTCGCCGCGAGTAGATGCATTTATTGGGCAGGATCAGAATGACTCGCAGCCTGAGATCATGTTGCCGCAGATTCGGAAAATCGTCTCGCTGGAACCAACTTCCGGCGGGCTCGACACGGCGGCGGTCACTGCACCGAATCTGACCGGCGAATATCCGGCGCCAATTTCGTCGAGCAGCACGCAGCGGCAATTGGTCGATCTGAGTCCCCAGGGCTATCAGCGGGTTTCCATCGCTCGACGTGACGCGCCAGCCGGTTCGGTAGAATCCTTCGCGATTCCGGTCGAAATGCCTGCAGGCGACGTCTATGAGGCTCCAGAGCCGCGTCATGTCCAAGTGCCGGCCGAAATACCGGCGGCGCCCAGTGTGCCGGTGCAAGAGCCCAAGTCGCGTTGGCAGTCGCAGACGACATCGATTGTGGTGAACAAGCCGGTCGTGCCGCAAACCGAAGTGCAGCAGACGCAATCGCCGTCATCCTATGTCGCGCCGCCGCAACCGCGGTCGTTGGCGCCTGCCCAGCCGCGTCGACATCACCGGCTTGTCGACGGGGACACGTTGCCGAAACTAGCGGAACGTTATTTGGGCCGAGCGGATCTCGATTGGGCGATCTTTGAGGCGAATCGCGACGTTTTGAGCGATCCACAACTGTTGCCGCTCAAAGTAGAGATCGACATTCCCGCCGTCGGCGAACTCGACTCGATCCGGCAGGGAACGCAGACAGCGACTCCCACGGCGATGCAGCCGCTCCAACCGCTCGGCGGTAATTCGCATTTGCGTCTGGTGCCGCTGGTTCCGAACACGCGATAGTGAGATTGGAGCCGTTTATTTGGCTTGCGATTTTCGGCTGATTCTGGCCGTGTTCCATGCTGTAACCGAAAAATAGCGCAACTCCAAAACTTCGGGCTACGAAGAGGAAAGGCGTCGGCGACTTCCAGTAGCGCAGCTTCAACGCTCGCGTCTCAAGTGACGGTTGGGCCAAGCCGCCTACTTGCTGAGCGGGCTCGAGCGATCGGTCCAGGGGAATTCATCCGCTCGGGCGATGACGCGAGAATCAATCAGGAATTTGATATCGCGGAGCACGTTGACCGAGGGATTCATCAGCAGCGCGGTTCCCTTGGCGTCAGATGGCTTGGCGGCGAGAAATAGATCGCGGCTTTCGGCTGCGGCGTTTAGCCGGCCGCGGGCCAATTGGCGTTCGATTTGCTTCACGTCGCTGAAGCTGCGCGACTCTTCGCCTGCGACCAGCATGATCGAGACCTTGGTCTGCAACGAAAAGTGATTCAGCGCTTGGACGGCGCTAAAGCCTTTGAAGGTGGTCTCGGGCGAAACCAAGACCAGCGCTTTGACGTCTTGTCCCTGTTTCAGGCCGGCCAAAACGGGCCAGCTCCAGTCTTTGGCGGTCCAGTTGGCGGCCAATATGCTGCTGAAATCATCGGCAGCGACGATCGTCAGCAGGTCAATATTCAATTTGCCCTTGTTGTTTTCTTCCATCAGAAAGCGTTTTACCGCTTCCATATCTTGGTTCATGAAAAGCTGCATCTGCTGACGTTTGATGTCATCCGTATCAATCGTCTTGCTTACCCGATCGTTCAGTTGGTACGTCCATTGGCTGGCGCCGTGCGTGCGTAAGTCGGGCACAATCACCGCATAGCCTTCTTGCTTTTGCAGAACCCCAGCCAAGCCGGAGACGTCTTCCTTCTTTCCTTTCCAGCCATGCAGCATGATGACGGGAACCGCTTTTTTTTCGTTAGGGCTCGGGTAATAAATCGCTCGAAGCGTCACGCCATCTTTGGTCTGCAACGAGATATTCTCGGGAGGCGGAATTTTCGATTTGGCTCCAGCAGGCGCTTGAGCCAGCGAGACCAGGGCGAAGCAGAGGACGAGCGCCAGGGGGGCGAAAGATTGGATGAGCGGCATAGGATTAGCGCTGACTGGGCGGGGTGATCGATTTTAAGTAGATACGACGTAGATACTTACCTCAATCGTAAGCCCCCGCTCCGCTTGGGTCAATCTTTCGCCCGAATTACCGGTTGGTGACGAAGGTTTCGTCCATGGCCAGATAATCGTGCGCGTCATGTTTGTAGAAGTCGTGGGCGATCCAGACCGAGATCGACTGCATAAACTTGCGACGGAATTTGTCTTCGGTCAAACTGGCCGAT
The nucleotide sequence above comes from Blastopirellula sp. J2-11. Encoded proteins:
- the tgt gene encoding tRNA guanosine(34) transglycosylase Tgt, with amino-acid sequence MSERPFRYDLLQQSGQARRGVFHTPHGPVQTPAFMPVGTQGTVKGLEIGLVRETGAEMILGNTYHLSLRPGEQIVRELGGLHEFSGWRGPILTDSGGFQIFSLAQMAKITEEGAVFRSHIDGSKVALSPERSIEIQEALGSDVAMVLDHVVALPNEAEVIRQACDRSIRWAARCQQAATRDDQAQFAIVQGGLDEKLRIYCAEELGKLEFPGYAIGGLSVGEPPPEMYRILDATCPVLPADRPRYLMGVGRPEDLLEGVRRGVDLFDCVMPTRNGRNALAFTDEGTLRLRNAKYQTDKRPISPTSPERVRQHSRGYIRHLFMAKEMLGPILLTLQNLAYYQQLMAGARQAIEEDRFEAFYEQKMNSWRNGDE
- the yajC gene encoding preprotein translocase subunit YajC, giving the protein MDLTATYFVLFAQAAPKPEASVLESLMWLAPAALLLIGFFLLMRPEQKKRKEMDEMIANLKKNDRIETIGGILATVVSVKKDQGELVVRIDEKTNAEMRLKVRAIARVLDKSDKSGKSDQQDEDKASAGS
- the secD gene encoding protein translocase subunit SecD produces the protein MQKYVAMTLALVLTAAAMAWGPDVNSESWLGDISLTALASAQDEVLTAPGDPVAPTITTTEAPVAADGENGSSLLKLVMALAILGVPIAAGILLANTLRMPTYGWRLAVIFCTMVIGITAVVRYWPPKFGIDLQGGVILIYEIDEDETKIYLAEQKTTGEDQKPAETEPTADQDGGTAYNMNELLANLKNRVNPSGVREVVIRAYGSKQVEVIIPNAESADLAVIKDKITTAGMLEFMIVANANDHVTLLNRARESKQRGERYVVSSTGRAEGKWVGIRKDEDGEYQWPNFGSFNASTDGSPVQTSAGFLVRGGQSTGQPLQVLMKMEPKPLTGGYLTAARRTYDTNSGGGLAVEFNLNSTGASLMSKLTRDNLPDDTRERQLGIVMDDYIVSAPSVQGVIGDRGIITGKFTEADIEKLTGVLQAGKLPVVLRKEPISEQTISATLGDDTIRKGQWAVGISLSLVLVFMAIYYRVAGLVACAAVLLNLVLILAAMILFNADLTLPGIAGLVLTVGMSVDANVLIYERIREELNHGASLRMALVNGFSKATTTIVDANLTTLITALVLYRIGTDQVRGFAVTLVLGIVMSMFTAIFCSRVFFDIAEKKRWLTTLKFMPTASGAKFDFLGKRQMAMSISLVLIVIGVIAVGARGKTIFDIDFNGGSSVQVYLKEALPIATVREMVSEKLPDVSISSVTLEGKENQIYKIDTSMTGLGKLGSIKVTDRTGKSATVDLSDADSLREITVAINNSGTQLNADLTANRGGIQIRDTSKSTSGTMSIESAGDLKTAERLNLKFAVDEPRYVTGDIPEGVQVVQAELESIFRTESGESMLIMHNVSVSEVDAIGGSEEPETTAPPEATSEAAPVEPAADAQSSNRTRRTDLPSDEMLALAQEGEIEPPAETPAPKEEPPKTEAPMSETPKPETPAEPAKAEPAKEEPKTETPAEPAKEEPQPETPAAEMKEPAPKAEVPAAEPPATEVPLEETDPDEEPIIDAGTKIAPLQFESTLSFDEKITAQTLQSLVLQAADQLGIERPQIHLLRDGLAIPLDSSVSGTEWTVQLSGAKENASKIFDSIRSELSSTPVWPSSSNIGAQVAGDMQQMAIFALILSLVGVVAYIWFRFQNLAFGLAAVVALVHDVLITLGALALTTWLQYAFGFLQIDEMKISLPVVAAFLTLIGYSLNDTIVVFDRIREVRGKSHELTIDMVNASINQTLGRTILTSLTTFIVVVILFFLGGEGVHSFSFALVVGIFVGTYSSIFIASPVLVWLMNREKKRGAAV
- a CDS encoding LysM peptidoglycan-binding domain-containing protein encodes the protein MLGNSKLLTMAAIGVIGVGAAMPYWSRSELSSPQSGSSGYADSPRVDAFIGQDQNDSQPEIMLPQIRKIVSLEPTSGGLDTAAVTAPNLTGEYPAPISSSSTQRQLVDLSPQGYQRVSIARRDAPAGSVESFAIPVEMPAGDVYEAPEPRHVQVPAEIPAAPSVPVQEPKSRWQSQTTSIVVNKPVVPQTEVQQTQSPSSYVAPPQPRSLAPAQPRRHHRLVDGDTLPKLAERYLGRADLDWAIFEANRDVLSDPQLLPLKVEIDIPAVGELDSIRQGTQTATPTAMQPLQPLGGNSHLRLVPLVPNTR